From Pseudothermotoga thermarum DSM 5069, a single genomic window includes:
- the ruvA gene encoding Holliday junction branch migration protein RuvA yields MIYSVSGTVVEKFDQNLLLKVGNFVLQVFCDFETFEKVSVGQLVQLYTYLQLNQDEVNLYGFLDLQKLKVFRKIMKVSKMGPKTALKILSVVQPREFVWLVKKGEINKLSALPGIGKKTAERLVAELKDEDFEIEADFSPEIFDAVEALVALGFSREEARQAVLSVFNKDMDVEQLIKESLKILSRKDNR; encoded by the coding sequence TTGATCTACAGCGTTTCTGGAACGGTCGTTGAAAAGTTTGATCAAAATTTGCTGCTGAAAGTGGGCAATTTTGTGCTTCAAGTTTTTTGTGATTTTGAAACATTTGAAAAGGTGAGCGTGGGACAACTTGTACAGCTTTATACTTATCTGCAGCTAAATCAAGACGAGGTTAACCTCTATGGCTTTTTGGATTTGCAAAAACTGAAAGTTTTCAGAAAAATAATGAAGGTTTCAAAGATGGGGCCAAAAACGGCTTTGAAAATACTTTCTGTCGTTCAACCACGAGAATTTGTTTGGCTTGTTAAAAAAGGAGAGATAAACAAACTTTCCGCTTTACCTGGTATAGGCAAAAAAACCGCGGAAAGGTTGGTGGCAGAGCTTAAAGACGAAGATTTCGAAATAGAAGCAGATTTTTCACCAGAGATCTTCGATGCAGTTGAGGCGCTTGTTGCGCTGGGTTTTTCAAGAGAAGAAGCAAGGCAAGCGGTTTTGAGTGTTTTCAATAAAGACATGGACGTTGAACAGTTGATAAAAGAATCGCTTAAAATATTATCCAGGAAGGATAACAGATGA
- the smc gene encoding chromosome segregation protein SMC encodes MKLKSMFLHGFKSFARPTRLNFADGITVIVGPNGGGKSNIVDAVRWVFGEQSMKQLRADEKSDVIFAGSASQPAAQSAYVELVFENENETISVARQLTADGKNTYFLNGQPARLKDIREKFEGTGIGVEFYSIVGQGQIERIISSSPEELRVLLEEAADIHVYKERKKEALENLERVQNNLLRVSDVINELDRQRKSLYLKAKRAERYKEYSQKLAENKRIYYGNILKRETRRLNYLNEELSKTFEKIKQLQKDLVEVETNWSTLKAEFASVDKEIENFTNLLEDYKRRQTTLSELREMYNKRLSEREGKYVETTTKLDSIQERIAQIEKRISELSLILKGLIEEISQKEAELSQIEKQRDEILSKYTEKEKQFLGIREKLEALHKERISLEGELSRIEESVEDLSKRISIIDSQLDVKVSRLSRLQTELSLLLEKLKNAGDKEAQLVKELQTIRERIDELTSEKRAAEDELENVRRTLRLLDEEEARIKQRIESYEGYTKAVRAIFAKKAEGYFENVHDVVANLISFPSEYAKAVEVLLGGAVQNVVVEASNTAKEVIEWLNREKIGRVTFLPLDLIESHFSGLRDVESHKGFVGYAAQIVRVPEKYAVLPGFLFGNDIIVRTLEDAIDIKKKYKVRCRIVTLNGELIGQHGSITGGEVETERSDTLVRRKLRLAEISEQRVQLLSHEKQLQQKLSKIQEEVQALYGQEKIAERELTNVIAEGSSTKRMVEELSKTAQEMDQEISSLQQLKKNYHLRIEGMRARKDTILSRLDEISKEKENLELLMKEYDEKLAAERKTMEEILSKHSEVKTRLASLMETKLHYESELDKLKKDKEKLSEESLVLNNQARELEKEINKLKELLLENQRELEALRKESESLFEAMRLQRADKDQKLATLAQLEEKMQKMKEERERLRDQQHQLELTIQEVKSKIEQCFTQVDPQEVENVEEIDNETLELVKKEMEDLETKLKYLGPVDLTSIQEYEDVEKKYNELVIQKKDLEDAKAKILELIEKTDEEARNKFLDVYERVNANFNKFISILFPGAEGEIRLQSGKDLLETGIELSVRKPGRKVQKLQLLSGGEKALVSIALIFALLEIKPSPFYLLDEVDAPLDDFSAERLKNLLEISSSKTQFIVITHNKVIMEAAKMLHGVTMVDGVSCVVPVELETVVN; translated from the coding sequence ATGAAGCTGAAAAGCATGTTTCTTCACGGTTTTAAATCATTCGCTCGCCCAACAAGGTTGAACTTTGCCGATGGAATAACCGTCATCGTTGGACCAAACGGTGGAGGGAAATCAAATATAGTTGACGCGGTTAGATGGGTCTTTGGAGAACAGTCTATGAAGCAACTTCGTGCCGATGAGAAATCCGATGTTATTTTTGCAGGGTCTGCAAGCCAGCCAGCGGCTCAATCGGCTTACGTGGAACTTGTTTTTGAAAATGAAAACGAAACCATATCCGTCGCACGGCAACTTACAGCCGATGGAAAGAACACTTACTTTTTAAATGGTCAACCAGCTAGGCTCAAAGATATACGCGAAAAATTCGAAGGCACAGGAATAGGCGTTGAGTTTTACTCGATCGTAGGACAAGGCCAGATTGAAAGGATAATAAGTTCCTCACCTGAGGAATTGAGGGTCCTGCTGGAAGAAGCTGCGGATATACACGTGTACAAAGAACGTAAAAAGGAAGCTTTGGAAAACTTAGAAAGAGTTCAAAACAATCTCTTACGTGTGTCAGATGTGATAAATGAGCTTGACAGGCAGCGAAAGTCGCTTTATTTGAAAGCCAAACGTGCAGAAAGATACAAAGAATACTCCCAAAAACTTGCCGAAAACAAGAGGATATACTACGGAAACATTTTGAAGAGAGAAACCAGAAGGTTGAACTATTTGAACGAAGAACTTTCGAAAACATTTGAGAAGATAAAACAGCTTCAAAAAGATCTGGTGGAAGTTGAGACAAATTGGTCAACCTTGAAGGCAGAGTTTGCCAGCGTTGACAAAGAAATAGAGAACTTCACAAACTTGCTTGAAGACTACAAAAGGCGCCAAACTACTCTATCTGAACTTCGAGAAATGTACAACAAACGCCTTTCGGAAAGAGAAGGAAAGTACGTTGAAACAACCACAAAACTTGACTCCATCCAGGAAAGGATAGCTCAAATAGAAAAAAGAATAAGCGAGTTGAGTTTAATTCTCAAAGGACTGATCGAGGAAATTTCTCAAAAAGAGGCAGAACTTTCACAGATAGAAAAGCAAAGGGATGAAATACTTTCCAAATACACAGAAAAAGAGAAACAATTTTTAGGCATAAGGGAAAAGCTTGAGGCTTTACATAAAGAGAGAATATCACTTGAAGGAGAGCTTTCAAGGATTGAAGAAAGCGTTGAGGATTTATCAAAGAGAATATCGATAATAGATTCTCAGCTTGACGTTAAAGTTTCTAGGTTGAGCAGGCTGCAAACCGAGTTATCCTTGTTGCTTGAAAAGCTAAAAAATGCTGGTGACAAGGAAGCTCAACTTGTTAAGGAACTACAAACTATACGCGAGAGAATAGACGAACTGACAAGTGAAAAGAGAGCCGCTGAAGATGAGCTTGAAAACGTGAGAAGAACGTTGCGGTTGCTCGACGAGGAAGAGGCAAGGATAAAGCAAAGAATTGAAAGTTACGAAGGATATACCAAGGCTGTTCGAGCGATTTTTGCAAAAAAGGCAGAGGGTTATTTTGAAAATGTGCACGACGTAGTTGCGAATCTGATAAGTTTTCCAAGCGAATACGCCAAAGCTGTGGAGGTTTTGCTAGGTGGAGCTGTTCAAAACGTGGTTGTTGAAGCTTCCAACACCGCAAAAGAGGTTATAGAATGGTTGAATCGAGAAAAAATCGGTAGAGTAACCTTTTTACCTTTGGATTTGATAGAATCTCATTTCAGCGGTTTGAGAGATGTGGAAAGTCACAAAGGCTTTGTAGGTTATGCGGCTCAAATAGTTCGTGTTCCAGAAAAGTACGCCGTTTTGCCAGGCTTTTTGTTTGGCAACGACATAATTGTAAGAACTCTTGAAGATGCAATTGATATAAAGAAGAAATACAAAGTAAGATGCAGAATAGTTACTTTGAACGGTGAGCTTATTGGTCAACACGGTTCCATCACCGGTGGAGAAGTTGAAACCGAAAGATCGGACACTTTGGTGAGAAGAAAGTTAAGACTTGCGGAAATCTCCGAGCAGAGGGTACAACTTCTTTCACATGAAAAGCAGCTTCAGCAAAAACTTTCCAAGATCCAGGAAGAAGTCCAAGCGCTGTATGGACAAGAGAAGATTGCGGAAAGAGAGCTTACAAACGTCATAGCGGAAGGTAGTTCCACAAAAAGGATGGTTGAAGAACTCAGCAAAACTGCACAGGAGATGGATCAAGAGATCTCATCTTTGCAGCAACTTAAAAAGAACTATCACTTGAGAATAGAAGGGATGAGGGCCAGAAAAGACACCATACTCTCAAGGTTGGATGAGATATCAAAGGAGAAAGAAAATCTTGAACTTCTCATGAAAGAGTACGACGAAAAACTTGCCGCTGAAAGGAAAACGATGGAAGAAATCCTATCAAAACACTCTGAAGTGAAAACGAGGCTGGCAAGCTTGATGGAAACAAAGCTTCATTACGAATCCGAACTTGATAAGCTGAAGAAAGATAAAGAAAAGCTGAGTGAAGAATCTTTAGTTTTGAACAATCAAGCTCGAGAACTTGAAAAAGAGATAAACAAGCTTAAGGAATTGCTTTTGGAAAATCAAAGAGAACTGGAGGCTCTTAGAAAAGAATCGGAAAGCTTGTTTGAAGCCATGAGACTTCAAAGGGCTGACAAAGATCAAAAACTTGCAACGCTTGCTCAACTTGAAGAAAAGATGCAGAAAATGAAAGAGGAAAGAGAAAGGCTAAGAGATCAACAGCACCAGTTGGAATTGACTATACAAGAGGTGAAAAGCAAAATAGAACAGTGCTTCACACAGGTTGATCCACAAGAGGTGGAAAATGTTGAGGAAATCGACAACGAAACCTTGGAACTTGTGAAGAAGGAAATGGAAGACTTGGAAACAAAGTTGAAATACCTTGGACCTGTGGATTTGACGTCGATACAAGAGTACGAAGATGTTGAGAAAAAGTACAACGAGCTTGTGATTCAAAAGAAAGATTTGGAAGATGCAAAGGCGAAAATTTTGGAATTGATCGAAAAGACCGATGAAGAAGCCAGAAACAAGTTTTTGGACGTGTACGAACGGGTCAACGCCAATTTCAACAAATTCATCTCAATACTCTTCCCAGGAGCTGAAGGAGAAATTCGTCTTCAATCTGGGAAGGATCTACTTGAGACAGGCATAGAGCTTTCGGTTAGAAAACCAGGAAGGAAGGTTCAAAAGCTTCAGCTTTTATCCGGTGGAGAAAAAGCTTTGGTTAGCATAGCTTTGATTTTCGCGTTGCTTGAGATCAAACCAAGCCCGTTCTACTTGCTAGATGAAGTCGATGCACCTTTGGATGATTTCAGCGCAGAAAGGTTGAAAAACTTGCTTGAAATAAGTTCGTCAAAGACTCAGTTTATCGTTATAACCCACAACAAAGTTATAATGGAAGCGGCAAAGATGCTTCACGGCGTAACGATGGTTGATGGTGTGTCGTGTGTTGTGCCGGTTGAACTCGAAACGGTTGTAAATTGA
- the nagA gene encoding N-acetylglucosamine-6-phosphate deacetylase — protein MRILAKKLYTPLQVIEDVCITIEGEKIVGIEKTQQKVDKAFPIVAPGLVDTHTHGAVGIDAMQIDKEGLEKLSLFYASRGVTSFLLATVSDTFEKIVHVCETVNEFKEKLPAAKLRGLYIEGPYLNPSKKGAHKEQYLKKPDIKELQKLVDNYKEIVKVFTIAPELEGSIEAIKFLAKNNVVVSIGHTEADYQTTVDAVNAGATRATHLFNAMRSFSHREPGIVGAVLTDERVFCEIICDLVHVHPIVIEIALKSKGFQKVVLVSDSMSATGLEDGEYLLGDLEVVVKNKVARLKNSDTLAGSTLTLDQAIKNLVLNLNLDLKSALTMATLNACLASNLRCGTIQVGMPADLVCFDEELNVVATFVDGKLVYSA, from the coding sequence ATGAGAATATTGGCTAAAAAGCTTTACACACCTCTTCAAGTTATCGAAGACGTTTGTATAACCATTGAAGGCGAAAAAATAGTTGGGATAGAAAAAACCCAGCAAAAAGTTGACAAAGCTTTTCCAATAGTTGCACCTGGGTTGGTTGACACGCACACCCACGGAGCAGTTGGGATTGATGCAATGCAGATTGATAAAGAAGGCCTGGAAAAACTTTCTTTGTTTTACGCCAGCCGCGGTGTTACGTCTTTCTTGCTTGCAACAGTTTCTGATACTTTTGAAAAAATCGTTCATGTTTGCGAAACTGTGAATGAGTTCAAAGAAAAGCTGCCTGCTGCAAAGCTTCGTGGCCTTTACATAGAGGGACCGTACTTGAACCCTTCGAAAAAAGGGGCGCACAAAGAGCAGTATTTGAAAAAACCAGACATAAAAGAGCTACAAAAATTGGTCGATAATTACAAAGAGATTGTAAAAGTTTTCACCATAGCTCCAGAACTCGAAGGTTCAATCGAGGCAATAAAATTTCTTGCAAAAAACAACGTGGTTGTAAGCATTGGACACACCGAGGCTGATTATCAAACTACCGTAGACGCTGTGAATGCCGGTGCAACTAGGGCAACACATCTTTTCAACGCCATGCGGAGTTTTTCGCACCGCGAACCTGGGATTGTTGGAGCAGTTCTTACAGACGAAAGAGTCTTTTGCGAGATCATATGCGATCTTGTTCACGTACATCCAATAGTCATTGAGATCGCTTTAAAATCAAAAGGTTTTCAAAAAGTTGTGCTCGTCAGTGATTCCATGTCTGCAACTGGTTTAGAAGACGGAGAATACCTGCTGGGCGATCTTGAGGTTGTTGTGAAGAACAAAGTGGCAAGGCTAAAAAACTCCGATACCCTTGCTGGAAGCACCCTTACACTCGATCAGGCGATCAAAAACCTGGTTTTGAATTTGAACTTAGATTTGAAAAGCGCGTTGACAATGGCTACTTTGAACGCTTGTTTGGCGAGCAATTTGAGATGTGGAACGATACAAGTTGGAATGCCGGCGGATTTGGTTTGCTTTGATGAAGAGTTGAACGTTGTTGCGACCTTTGTTGACGGTAAGTTGGTATACTCGGCTTGA
- a CDS encoding HD-GYP domain-containing protein, with the protein MRAQIFGKINSEISNFFQKMSATEEKDSPQLFVCDQILDVQAPQLVIVENQAKFYDAQKRLVASFENIQETYEAAWIFAKAYLEKAFLKSGLVSSHWARKITSGILQALVVLLEVEDKEGFSHSQRVAKLAKKMGERLNLSEKDLALLVEGAMLHDVGKIGIEQLMMFSPARIREIESTSRDHTIVGSIYLASIELLWDLVPIVRSHHERWDGTGYPDGLKGEEIPFFARIIAICDYYDELTNFVSSEWGPDPKTKEEALQMIQKQSGKMFDPKLVEVFVEMMSSENVK; encoded by the coding sequence ATGAGAGCACAAATTTTTGGAAAAATAAACAGTGAGATATCGAATTTCTTCCAAAAAATGTCTGCAACTGAGGAGAAGGATTCTCCTCAGCTTTTTGTTTGTGATCAAATTTTGGATGTACAAGCACCTCAACTTGTTATTGTTGAAAATCAAGCGAAGTTTTACGATGCTCAAAAAAGACTTGTTGCAAGTTTTGAAAATATCCAAGAAACCTACGAAGCAGCTTGGATCTTTGCAAAAGCGTATCTTGAGAAGGCTTTCTTGAAATCTGGATTGGTCAGTTCGCACTGGGCTAGAAAAATCACAAGTGGAATTCTCCAAGCTTTAGTGGTTCTTTTAGAAGTCGAAGACAAGGAAGGTTTTAGTCATTCACAAAGGGTTGCAAAACTTGCAAAGAAAATGGGAGAAAGATTGAACTTAAGCGAAAAAGATTTGGCATTGCTCGTTGAAGGTGCCATGCTTCACGATGTTGGAAAAATTGGGATAGAACAGCTTATGATGTTCAGCCCCGCAAGAATAAGGGAAATTGAAAGTACTTCAAGAGACCACACGATAGTTGGTTCAATTTATCTTGCCTCAATAGAACTTCTATGGGACCTTGTTCCAATAGTTAGATCCCACCATGAAAGATGGGATGGAACTGGTTATCCAGATGGACTTAAAGGAGAAGAAATACCTTTTTTTGCAAGAATCATAGCGATATGTGATTATTACGATGAGTTAACAAATTTTGTCAGTTCCGAATGGGGACCAGATCCTAAAACGAAAGAAGAAGCTTTGCAGATGATTCAAAAACAAAGTGGAAAGATGTTCGATCCAAAACTGGTGGAAGTTTTCGTAGAGATGATGTCAAGCGAAAACGTCAAGTAA
- a CDS encoding NUDIX hydrolase, translated as MFEKTIESQEIFKGKILTVKLDKVELANKVQSTREVVLHPGAVAILPILDEEKLILVKQYRYAVDQQLLEVPAGKLDLGEKPEECAKRELEEETGYRCGKLEYLGFIYTTPGFSNEKIHLFVAKDLEKTLQKLDEDEILHVVQMNLSDAILKCLNGEIVDAKTICLLLMYYVKRRDENG; from the coding sequence ATGTTTGAAAAGACGATCGAAAGTCAGGAAATTTTTAAAGGAAAGATTTTGACTGTGAAATTGGATAAAGTGGAATTGGCGAACAAAGTTCAGTCAACCCGTGAAGTGGTTCTCCATCCAGGTGCAGTTGCAATCTTACCCATTCTTGATGAAGAAAAGTTGATCTTGGTAAAACAATACAGATATGCCGTGGATCAACAGCTTTTGGAAGTTCCAGCAGGCAAGTTGGACCTAGGTGAAAAACCAGAAGAATGCGCAAAAAGAGAGCTTGAGGAGGAAACGGGATACAGATGTGGAAAATTGGAATACCTTGGTTTCATATACACAACCCCAGGTTTTTCGAATGAAAAAATTCACCTTTTTGTGGCTAAAGATCTTGAAAAAACTTTGCAGAAGTTGGATGAAGATGAGATATTACACGTCGTACAAATGAATCTCTCCGATGCGATTTTAAAATGTTTGAATGGAGAGATAGTTGATGCCAAAACGATTTGCTTGTTGTTGATGTATTATGTTAAAAGGAGAGATGAGAATGGTTAG
- the thrS gene encoding threonine--tRNA ligase: MEVIILSFKIKIKGYDVVLNLGQPVEFQKLLEKFPKNEVIAVVFNGKLRDLREKVDQDGEVEFVTLDHKLAPEVYRHTMSHIMAQAVMRIYGKDNVRLGIGPTIENGFYYDFEILNGKITDEDLPRIEEEMRKIIEEDLIIERMEVEKDRAISLMKQEGQVYKVELINEIPDEKVTLFKQGEFVDLCRGPHMPSTGWVKHFKLLSVSGAYWRGDEKNAMLQRIYGTAFAKKEDLDAYLQMLEEAKKRDHRKLGPALGIFFIDYEVAAGMPIFLPNGAIILRELMNFSRQLHLEHGYEEVMTPLVMSEKLWRMSGHWDHYRENMYFTSKEEQNFAIKPMNCPGHILIYKSRAVSYRDLPIRYFEFGRVHRYERSGVLHGLFRVRSFTQDDAHIFCRLDQVEEEIVGVIELIKKIYAPFGFEYSVELSTMPENHMGDVEIWEKATNALKAALEHVNLAYEVKEGEGAFYGPKIDFHVKDSIGRTWQCATVQLDFLMPQRFELTYVNAEGKYETPVMIHRAIYGSLERFLGILIEHYAGAFPTWLAPVQVVVIPIADRHVEYAEKVAKTLVQNGIRVKVDTRRETLGYKIRDAQVMKIPYMFVVGDKEKENESVSVRTRKGVDCGSKKLQEVIDIIVNEIKTRSSKSLLEI; this comes from the coding sequence ATGGAGGTGATAATTTTGTCGTTCAAAATCAAGATAAAGGGATATGATGTGGTTTTGAATCTCGGACAACCTGTTGAATTTCAAAAGCTGCTGGAGAAATTTCCCAAAAACGAAGTTATAGCCGTTGTGTTCAACGGTAAATTGAGAGATTTGCGTGAAAAGGTTGATCAAGACGGTGAGGTTGAATTTGTCACCCTTGATCACAAACTGGCCCCAGAAGTTTACAGGCACACCATGTCGCACATCATGGCGCAGGCTGTTATGAGAATCTATGGGAAGGACAACGTGCGGCTTGGAATTGGGCCAACCATTGAAAATGGTTTTTACTATGACTTTGAAATTTTGAATGGGAAAATAACCGATGAAGATCTTCCAAGAATTGAGGAAGAAATGAGAAAAATCATCGAAGAAGATTTGATCATCGAAAGGATGGAAGTAGAAAAAGATCGAGCAATCTCCTTGATGAAACAAGAAGGGCAAGTTTACAAAGTAGAGCTGATAAACGAAATACCCGATGAAAAAGTCACACTTTTTAAGCAAGGAGAATTTGTGGATTTATGCAGAGGCCCGCATATGCCATCAACTGGCTGGGTAAAACATTTCAAGCTTCTATCCGTCTCGGGTGCGTATTGGCGCGGTGACGAAAAGAACGCGATGCTTCAAAGAATTTACGGAACTGCCTTCGCAAAGAAAGAAGATCTCGACGCATACCTTCAAATGCTTGAAGAAGCTAAGAAGAGAGATCACCGAAAACTTGGACCAGCCCTTGGAATCTTTTTCATCGACTACGAAGTTGCCGCCGGAATGCCGATCTTTTTGCCAAACGGTGCCATCATTCTCAGAGAACTCATGAACTTTTCAAGACAACTTCATTTGGAACATGGATATGAAGAAGTCATGACCCCGCTTGTGATGAGCGAAAAATTGTGGAGAATGTCGGGTCATTGGGACCACTACCGGGAGAACATGTACTTTACGAGCAAAGAAGAACAAAACTTCGCCATAAAACCGATGAACTGTCCTGGTCATATTTTGATATACAAAAGCAGGGCAGTTTCTTACCGAGATCTTCCCATAAGGTACTTTGAATTTGGAAGGGTACACAGGTACGAAAGAAGTGGGGTTTTGCACGGTTTGTTTAGGGTCAGAAGCTTCACCCAAGACGATGCGCATATCTTCTGTAGGCTAGATCAAGTTGAGGAAGAAATCGTTGGAGTTATTGAACTTATAAAGAAAATTTATGCGCCGTTTGGATTTGAATACTCCGTTGAACTCAGCACCATGCCGGAAAATCACATGGGTGATGTGGAAATTTGGGAAAAAGCAACCAACGCTTTGAAAGCCGCTTTGGAGCATGTAAATCTTGCTTACGAAGTCAAAGAGGGTGAAGGCGCATTCTATGGTCCAAAGATTGATTTTCATGTCAAAGATTCCATTGGAAGAACATGGCAGTGCGCAACGGTGCAGCTTGACTTTTTGATGCCGCAGAGGTTTGAATTGACCTACGTGAACGCCGAAGGCAAATATGAAACTCCAGTTATGATACACAGAGCCATATATGGAAGTTTGGAAAGATTTCTCGGCATACTCATAGAGCACTACGCTGGAGCTTTCCCAACTTGGCTTGCCCCAGTTCAAGTAGTTGTGATACCCATCGCCGACAGACACGTTGAATATGCCGAAAAGGTGGCAAAGACATTGGTTCAAAATGGCATAAGGGTAAAAGTCGATACCAGAAGAGAAACTCTTGGATACAAAATAAGGGATGCTCAAGTGATGAAAATACCTTACATGTTCGTCGTTGGAGATAAGGAAAAGGAAAATGAAAGCGTTTCGGTTAGAACCAGAAAAGGTGTCGATTGTGGAAGTAAGAAATTGCAGGAAGTGATTGATATAATTGTAAATGAGATAAAAACACGTTCTTCAAAGAGTCTTTTGGAGATCTGA
- a CDS encoding bifunctional folylpolyglutamate synthase/dihydrofolate synthase: MTYLQMLKYLYTERPSGKVTLGLERIQELCRRLNNPQDCFRSAHVAGTNGKGSVTKFLSYLFIEHGLKTGSYFSPHLSIFKERILVNEQFVDEQTFVDAFEIVQSEAEKMDQLGINMSPSFFEFVTAMAFVIYRLKNVQATSIEVGLGGRYDATNVVLPSVSVIVTIDFDHMHILGDTLAKIAYEKAGIVKESVPTVCGETKEEPLEVIREVCRQKNSKIHVYGKDFSYEALELKLSQNLFNFHGLTDFKNLEISLNGEHQFLNASVALQAFLIFAQKEGIKVDEEKVRSALKKASIPGRFEVIAGKPTIIFDGAHNIGGAKVLKKSIQDYLKGQKLAAVIGMVDDKDKRAVLSHLAPLFERIYVTKPVSHRAVNVRETYEIAREFNKNVVFEPDPLKAFENLKSEGWETIIITGSLYLVGYLRDYIIDGQLEPEWELVR; this comes from the coding sequence GTGACGTATTTACAAATGTTGAAATACCTTTACACCGAAAGACCTTCGGGCAAGGTCACGCTTGGACTTGAAAGGATCCAGGAACTTTGTAGAAGGTTGAACAATCCACAGGATTGTTTTCGTTCTGCACATGTAGCTGGAACGAATGGGAAAGGTTCTGTCACAAAGTTTTTGAGTTATTTGTTCATAGAACATGGCTTGAAAACAGGAAGCTATTTTTCACCTCATTTGTCGATTTTTAAGGAAAGAATATTGGTGAATGAGCAATTCGTTGACGAACAAACTTTTGTCGATGCCTTTGAGATTGTACAAAGTGAAGCGGAGAAGATGGATCAACTTGGGATAAACATGAGTCCAAGCTTCTTCGAATTTGTAACTGCCATGGCTTTTGTCATTTACAGGTTGAAAAACGTTCAAGCAACTTCCATAGAAGTTGGATTAGGCGGCAGGTACGATGCGACTAACGTTGTTTTACCCAGCGTTAGCGTTATAGTTACTATAGACTTTGACCACATGCATATACTTGGAGATACCCTAGCCAAAATAGCTTACGAAAAAGCGGGAATAGTGAAAGAAAGTGTACCAACCGTTTGTGGTGAAACCAAAGAAGAACCCCTTGAAGTAATAAGAGAAGTTTGCAGACAAAAAAACAGCAAGATTCACGTTTATGGAAAAGATTTTTCTTACGAGGCTTTAGAGCTAAAACTTTCGCAGAACCTGTTTAACTTCCATGGATTGACGGATTTTAAAAACCTTGAAATATCGTTGAACGGAGAACATCAGTTTTTAAACGCTTCTGTTGCCTTGCAAGCGTTTTTGATCTTTGCGCAAAAAGAAGGCATCAAGGTGGATGAAGAAAAAGTTAGATCAGCTTTGAAAAAGGCTAGCATACCAGGCAGATTCGAGGTTATTGCGGGCAAACCAACCATCATTTTTGACGGTGCGCACAACATCGGTGGCGCCAAGGTTTTGAAAAAATCCATCCAGGATTATCTGAAAGGTCAAAAACTGGCTGCTGTGATTGGAATGGTTGATGACAAAGACAAAAGAGCAGTTCTTTCCCATCTTGCGCCTTTGTTCGAGAGGATTTACGTCACAAAACCGGTTTCTCACAGAGCTGTTAATGTGCGGGAAACTTATGAAATAGCCAGAGAATTCAACAAAAATGTTGTTTTTGAACCAGATCCTTTGAAAGCTTTTGAAAATTTAAAATCCGAAGGATGGGAGACTATAATAATCACGGGTTCACTTTATCTTGTAGGTTATCTTAGAGATTACATAATCGACGGTCAACTTGAGCCGGAATGGGAACTTGTGAGGTGA